Proteins from a genomic interval of Nocardioidaceae bacterium:
- a CDS encoding Asp23/Gls24 family envelope stress response protein: MTEQQSTSAPTQSAGPAGNPTTATPGETRADLEKREQASVLITDQGRTSIADTVVSKIAGIACRETPGVHAVGGGAARAVGALRERIPGSRTNHSQGVGVEVGERQTAIDLDIVVEYGEDMAELASTIRRNVTAAVEKMSALEVTEVNITVHDVHLGDLDAEQATAAPTQRRVE, from the coding sequence ATGACCGAGCAGCAGTCGACCAGCGCCCCCACCCAGTCCGCCGGCCCCGCCGGAAACCCGACGACCGCCACCCCGGGCGAGACCCGGGCGGACCTGGAGAAGCGCGAGCAGGCCAGCGTGCTCATCACCGACCAGGGGCGCACCAGCATCGCCGACACCGTGGTCTCGAAGATCGCCGGCATCGCCTGCCGCGAGACGCCCGGCGTCCACGCCGTCGGCGGCGGCGCCGCACGCGCCGTCGGAGCACTGCGCGAGCGCATCCCCGGGTCGCGCACCAACCACAGCCAGGGCGTCGGCGTCGAGGTCGGCGAGCGACAGACGGCCATCGACCTCGACATCGTCGTGGAGTACGGCGAGGACATGGCCGAGCTGGCCTCCACCATCCGCCGCAACGTGACCGCAGCCGTGGAGAAGATGAGCGCGCTGGAGGTCACCGAGGTCAACATCACCGTGCACGACGTGCACCTCGGCGACCTCGACGCCGAGCAGGCGACCGCGGCGCCGACCCAGCGCAGGGTCGAGTGA
- a CDS encoding DUF2273 domain-containing protein, with amino-acid sequence MSLPVAGLLSGLALALLITLGGFTGLLLGIVLGAGGYLAGAQASGEIDLRELRRGRR; translated from the coding sequence ATGTCCCTCCCCGTCGCCGGTCTGCTGTCCGGACTCGCCCTCGCCCTGCTCATCACCCTCGGTGGCTTCACCGGGCTCCTGCTCGGCATCGTGCTCGGCGCAGGCGGCTATCTCGCCGGAGCGCAGGCCTCGGGCGAGATCGACCTGCGCGAGCTGCGTCGGGGGCGCCGGTGA
- a CDS encoding Asp23/Gls24 family envelope stress response protein, translated as MSAALELRETRGRLEVRSAVVRKVATRLAQEVAGVVPRDGGAGALLGRHGSPHVELVYEGPHVDAVVRCDVTWPCDLDAVAAAVRDRVRGTTPTYAGVTLRTVDVRVRPVLTAVPRRRAS; from the coding sequence GTGAGCGCCGCGCTCGAGCTGCGGGAGACCCGCGGCCGGCTCGAGGTGCGCTCCGCCGTCGTGCGCAAGGTCGCGACGCGTCTGGCGCAGGAGGTGGCCGGTGTGGTGCCCCGTGACGGGGGCGCGGGCGCCCTGCTCGGCCGTCACGGGTCGCCCCACGTCGAGCTGGTCTACGAGGGCCCGCACGTCGACGCGGTCGTCCGTTGCGACGTCACCTGGCCGTGCGACCTCGACGCTGTCGCCGCCGCGGTCCGCGACCGGGTCCGGGGGACCACCCCGACGTACGCGGGCGTCACGCTGCGCACCGTCGACGTGCGCGTACGCCCCGTGCTCACTGCCGTGCCGCGACGGAGGGCCTCGTGA
- a CDS encoding class II fumarate hydratase, whose translation MSPALDPSGKPTGETRTEHDSMGDVEVPKDALWRAQTQRAVENFPISGRGIDSSHVRAMALLKAACARTNAELEIITAEQRDAIVAATEKVAAGDHDDEFPIDVFQTGSGTSSNMNMNEVLASLCARAGVDVHPNDDVNASQSSNDTFPTSIHVAATEASQRTLKPALDHLAEALERKAEEFSDVVKSGRTHLMDATPVTLGQEFSGYARAIRNGAERVDAVLPRLAELPIGGTAVGTGINTPEGFGARVTELLAEETGLPFTEARDHFEAQGARDALVELSGMLRVVAVSLTKICNDLRWMSSGPTTGLAEIHLPDLQPGSSIMPGKVNPVLPEATLQVAAQVIGNDAAIAFGGSQGNFELNVMMPMIARNLLESIRLLTNSSTLLADRCIDGIEADRDQCRRYAEASPSVVTPLNRHIGYEEASKIAKAAIKEGRTIREQTLEMGYVERGDLTEEQLDEALDVESMTRPGT comes from the coding sequence ATGAGCCCCGCACTGGACCCCTCTGGCAAGCCGACCGGCGAGACCCGCACCGAGCACGACTCGATGGGCGACGTCGAGGTCCCGAAGGACGCCCTGTGGCGCGCCCAGACCCAGCGCGCCGTGGAGAACTTCCCGATCTCCGGCCGCGGCATCGACTCCTCCCACGTCCGCGCGATGGCGTTGCTCAAGGCGGCCTGCGCGCGCACGAACGCCGAGCTGGAGATCATCACCGCCGAGCAGCGCGACGCCATCGTCGCCGCCACCGAGAAGGTGGCAGCCGGCGACCACGACGACGAGTTCCCGATCGACGTCTTCCAGACCGGGTCCGGCACGAGCTCGAACATGAACATGAACGAGGTGCTGGCCTCGCTGTGCGCCCGCGCCGGCGTGGACGTGCACCCCAACGACGACGTCAACGCGAGCCAGTCGAGCAACGACACGTTCCCGACCTCGATCCACGTCGCCGCCACCGAGGCCTCCCAGCGCACCCTGAAGCCCGCGCTGGACCACCTCGCCGAGGCCCTGGAGCGCAAGGCCGAGGAGTTCTCCGACGTCGTGAAGTCGGGGCGTACGCACCTCATGGACGCCACCCCGGTCACCCTCGGCCAGGAGTTCTCCGGCTACGCACGCGCGATCCGCAACGGCGCCGAGCGCGTCGACGCCGTGCTCCCCCGCCTGGCCGAGCTGCCCATCGGCGGCACCGCGGTCGGCACCGGTATCAACACCCCCGAGGGGTTCGGCGCCCGCGTCACCGAGCTGCTCGCCGAGGAGACGGGCCTGCCGTTCACCGAGGCCCGCGACCACTTCGAGGCCCAAGGTGCGCGCGACGCGCTGGTGGAGCTCTCCGGGATGCTGCGCGTGGTCGCGGTCAGCCTCACCAAGATCTGCAACGACCTCCGCTGGATGAGCTCGGGCCCGACCACGGGGCTGGCCGAGATCCACCTGCCGGACCTGCAGCCGGGGTCGAGCATCATGCCCGGCAAGGTCAATCCCGTGCTCCCCGAGGCGACGCTGCAGGTCGCCGCCCAGGTCATCGGCAACGACGCCGCGATCGCGTTCGGCGGCTCCCAGGGCAACTTCGAGCTCAACGTGATGATGCCGATGATCGCGCGCAACCTGCTGGAGTCGATCCGGCTGCTCACGAACTCCTCGACGCTGCTCGCCGACCGGTGCATCGATGGGATCGAGGCCGACCGCGACCAGTGCCGCCGCTACGCCGAGGCCTCCCCCTCGGTGGTGACGCCGCTGAACCGTCACATCGGCTACGAGGAGGCCTCCAAGATCGCGAAGGCCGCGATCAAGGAGGGGCGCACCATCCGCGAGCAGACCCTGGAGATGGGGTACGTCGAGCGCGGTGACCTCACCGAGGAGCAGCTCGACGAGGCCCTCGACGTGGAGAGCATGACCCGACCGGGCACCTGA
- a CDS encoding fumarate hydratase, with protein sequence MLPLGPDQTPYRLLTTEGVRTLEVDGRTFLQVDPEAIRLLTAEAMHDIAHYLRPAHLAQLRRIIDDPEASGNDRFVATDLLKNVNISAGGVLPMCQDTGTAIVMGKKSEGVLTGVDDGEAISRGVHDAYTKLNLRYSQLAPITTWEEKNTGTNLPAQIELYATPGTAGSDPEYKFLFMAKGGGSANKSFLYQETKAVLNEKRMLEFLDSTVRSLGTAACPPYHLAIVIGGTSAEFALKTAKYASAHYLDALPTSGSMSAHGFRDVDLEEKVHRLTQEFGIGAQFGGKYFCHDVRVVRLPRHGASCPVAIAVSCSADRQALGKITKDGVFLEQLETDPAQYLPEAADERLSDDVVEIDLNRPMSEILATLTELPVKTRLSLTGPLVVARDIAHAKIKERLDAGEEMPEYLRENAVYYAGPAKTPEGMASGSFGPTTAGRMDSYVAQFQAAGGSMVMLAKGNRSKVVTESCEAHGGFYLGSIGGPAARLAQDCIKSVEVLEYPELGMEAIWKIEVEDFPAFVVVDDKGNDFFTDPSGAVTVPLSGIRVRSKE encoded by the coding sequence CTGCTCCCCCTGGGGCCCGACCAGACGCCGTACCGGCTGCTGACGACCGAGGGCGTCCGGACGCTCGAGGTCGACGGCCGCACCTTCCTGCAGGTCGACCCCGAGGCGATCCGGCTGCTCACCGCCGAGGCGATGCACGACATCGCCCACTACCTGCGGCCCGCGCACCTCGCGCAGCTGCGCCGGATCATCGACGACCCCGAGGCCAGCGGCAACGACCGGTTCGTCGCCACCGACCTGCTGAAGAACGTCAACATCTCCGCCGGCGGCGTGCTCCCGATGTGCCAGGACACCGGCACCGCCATCGTCATGGGCAAGAAGAGCGAGGGCGTGCTGACCGGGGTCGACGACGGTGAGGCGATCAGCCGCGGGGTGCACGACGCGTACACGAAGCTGAACCTGCGTTACTCCCAGCTCGCGCCGATCACGACGTGGGAGGAGAAGAACACCGGCACCAACCTGCCGGCGCAGATCGAGCTGTACGCGACGCCCGGGACCGCGGGGTCCGACCCGGAGTACAAGTTCCTCTTCATGGCCAAGGGTGGCGGCTCGGCGAACAAGTCCTTCCTCTACCAGGAGACGAAGGCGGTGCTGAACGAGAAGCGCATGCTGGAGTTCCTCGACTCGACGGTCCGGTCGCTCGGCACGGCCGCGTGCCCGCCGTACCACCTGGCGATCGTCATCGGCGGCACGAGCGCGGAGTTCGCGCTGAAGACCGCGAAGTACGCCTCGGCCCACTACCTCGACGCCCTGCCGACGTCGGGGTCGATGAGCGCGCACGGCTTCCGCGACGTCGACCTCGAGGAGAAGGTGCACCGGCTGACCCAGGAGTTCGGCATCGGGGCGCAGTTCGGCGGCAAGTACTTCTGCCACGACGTGCGCGTCGTGCGCCTCCCCCGCCACGGCGCCTCCTGCCCGGTCGCGATCGCGGTGTCGTGCTCGGCGGACCGGCAGGCGCTCGGCAAGATCACCAAGGACGGCGTCTTCCTCGAGCAGCTGGAGACCGACCCGGCGCAGTACCTGCCGGAGGCCGCCGACGAGCGGCTCTCCGACGACGTCGTCGAGATCGACCTGAACCGGCCGATGAGCGAGATCCTGGCGACGCTGACCGAGCTGCCGGTGAAGACGAGGCTGTCGCTCACCGGGCCGCTGGTCGTGGCACGCGACATCGCGCACGCGAAGATCAAGGAGCGGCTGGACGCCGGCGAGGAGATGCCGGAGTACCTGCGCGAGAACGCCGTCTACTACGCCGGGCCGGCCAAGACCCCGGAGGGCATGGCGTCGGGCTCGTTCGGGCCGACGACGGCGGGGCGCATGGACTCCTATGTCGCGCAGTTCCAGGCCGCGGGCGGGTCGATGGTGATGCTGGCCAAGGGCAACCGGTCGAAGGTCGTGACCGAGTCGTGCGAGGCCCACGGCGGCTTCTACCTCGGCTCGATCGGCGGGCCGGCGGCGCGGCTCGCGCAGGACTGCATCAAGAGCGTCGAGGTGCTGGAGTACCCCGAGCTCGGCATGGAGGCGATCTGGAAGATCGAGGTCGAGGACTTCCCCGCCTTCGTGGTCGTCGACGACAAGGGCAACGACTTCTTCACCGACCCCTCCGGTGCGGTGACCGTGCCGCTCAGCGGCATCCGGGTGCGGTCGAAGGAGTGA
- a CDS encoding LacI family transcriptional regulator, with product MNDQPTTASMYDVARAAKVSIATVSRTLSGRPGVSDATRQRVREVAERLNYVVSPEASGLARKSTGRVAVVVTSADLWFYSTLLAAIEHELRANQLDVLLYQIDGSDARHEFFADLPARRKADAVLVVTQPMLPAEAERLALLGMHVVTAGNRLLDYPSVSIDDREVGRLATQHLIDLGHRRIGQIATLDAEGQIWQADRERREGYRQALESAGLEIDPGIEIDVPFGLEGGKEAVLRLLDAPAPPTGTFVHSDEVAFGCFLGLRSRNQTFPYTMSLVGVDDHPFAGVASLSTVRQDVAAQGTLAARQVVRLLRGEELPERHVTVPVELVPRASSFSPESPEA from the coding sequence GTGAACGACCAGCCCACCACCGCTTCGATGTACGACGTCGCCCGTGCCGCGAAGGTCTCCATCGCCACCGTCTCGCGCACCCTCTCCGGGCGCCCCGGGGTCAGCGACGCGACGCGCCAACGCGTCCGTGAGGTGGCCGAGAGGCTCAACTACGTCGTCTCCCCCGAGGCCTCGGGATTGGCCCGCAAGTCCACCGGCCGCGTCGCGGTGGTGGTGACCTCGGCCGACCTGTGGTTCTACTCCACGCTCCTCGCGGCCATCGAGCACGAGCTGCGCGCCAACCAGCTCGACGTGCTGCTCTACCAGATCGACGGCAGCGACGCCCGCCACGAGTTCTTCGCCGACCTGCCCGCGCGCCGCAAGGCCGACGCGGTCCTCGTGGTGACCCAGCCGATGCTGCCGGCGGAGGCCGAGCGTCTCGCTCTGCTCGGGATGCACGTGGTCACCGCCGGCAACCGTCTCCTGGACTACCCCTCGGTCAGCATCGACGACCGCGAGGTCGGCCGGCTGGCGACACAGCACCTGATCGACCTGGGCCACCGGCGCATCGGACAGATCGCCACGCTCGACGCCGAGGGACAGATCTGGCAGGCCGACCGCGAACGTCGCGAGGGCTACCGGCAGGCCCTGGAGTCGGCCGGGCTCGAGATCGACCCCGGCATCGAGATCGACGTGCCCTTCGGGCTCGAGGGCGGCAAGGAGGCGGTGCTCCGCCTGCTCGACGCGCCCGCCCCGCCCACCGGCACCTTCGTGCACTCCGACGAGGTGGCGTTCGGCTGCTTCCTCGGGCTGCGGTCGCGCAACCAGACGTTCCCGTACACGATGTCGCTCGTCGGCGTCGACGACCACCCGTTCGCCGGGGTCGCGTCGCTGAGCACCGTGCGCCAGGACGTCGCGGCGCAGGGCACGCTCGCCGCGCGGCAGGTCGTACGCCTCCTCCGGGGCGAGGAGCTGCCCGAGCGGCACGTCACGGTGCCGGTCGAGCTGGTGCCGCGAGCGTCCTCCTTCTCACCGGAATCACCGGAGGCCTGA
- a CDS encoding beta-glucosidase, which produces MSPLAPSNRPAYGTATASYQVEGGLDTGGRGPSIWDTFAARPGAVVDGSDGSTACASWFRPEDDLDLVAGLGAALYRFSVAWPRIQPDGTGQALAAGLDYYDALVDGCLARGIAPMVTLYHWDLPQALEDAGGWLARDTAEAFAAYASLVAERLGDRVEAWATLNEPWCSAYLGYAAGVHAPGRTLHGRAHVAAHHLNLAHGLGAQALRAGLGERAEGRVGVVHNLAPVRPEDGSDATVAAGDAVDAIRNRVWTHPLVHGAYDEGLLRVAPELTDPAVVRDGDLALLHGSADWMGINYYTPVRVAAAEDQDSADAGSTDPSPFPGAPPLLLPEPAPVTDIGWEIDATGLRDVLLEAHELSGLPLVVSENGAACADPVGEDGVVHDEDRIDYLRDHVAAVDEAIEAGADVRAYLLWTLLDNFEWAEGYTKTFGIVHVDRSDEELRRTPKDSYRWYAEHIARRTSGS; this is translated from the coding sequence ATGTCACCGCTTGCGCCATCAAACCGCCCCGCGTACGGCACGGCAACCGCTTCCTACCAAGTCGAGGGCGGTCTCGATACCGGCGGCCGGGGTCCGTCCATCTGGGACACCTTCGCCGCACGCCCCGGCGCGGTCGTCGACGGCAGCGACGGGTCGACCGCCTGCGCGTCATGGTTCCGCCCCGAGGACGACCTCGACCTCGTCGCCGGGCTGGGTGCGGCGCTCTACCGCTTCTCCGTCGCCTGGCCCCGCATCCAGCCCGACGGCACCGGTCAGGCCCTGGCTGCGGGCCTGGACTACTACGACGCCCTCGTCGACGGCTGCCTCGCCCGCGGCATCGCGCCGATGGTCACGCTCTACCACTGGGACCTGCCCCAGGCGCTCGAGGACGCCGGCGGCTGGCTCGCGCGCGACACGGCCGAGGCGTTCGCGGCGTACGCGTCCCTGGTCGCGGAGCGGCTCGGTGACCGGGTCGAGGCCTGGGCCACGTTGAACGAGCCGTGGTGCTCGGCCTACCTCGGCTACGCCGCCGGCGTGCACGCACCCGGGCGTACGCTCCACGGCCGGGCCCACGTCGCGGCCCACCACCTCAACCTGGCGCACGGTCTGGGGGCCCAGGCACTGCGGGCCGGCCTGGGGGAACGGGCCGAGGGGCGCGTCGGGGTGGTGCACAACCTCGCGCCGGTCCGGCCCGAGGACGGCTCCGACGCGACGGTCGCGGCCGGCGACGCGGTCGACGCGATCCGCAACCGGGTGTGGACTCATCCTCTGGTGCACGGCGCGTACGACGAGGGACTGCTGCGGGTGGCCCCCGAGCTGACCGATCCGGCCGTGGTGCGCGACGGCGACCTCGCCCTGCTGCACGGGTCGGCGGACTGGATGGGGATCAACTACTACACACCTGTCCGGGTCGCCGCCGCCGAGGACCAGGACTCGGCCGACGCCGGGAGCACCGACCCCTCGCCGTTCCCCGGTGCGCCGCCGCTGCTGCTGCCCGAGCCCGCGCCGGTCACCGACATCGGTTGGGAGATCGACGCGACCGGTCTGCGCGACGTGCTTCTCGAGGCGCACGAGCTCTCCGGCCTGCCGCTGGTCGTCAGCGAGAACGGTGCGGCGTGCGCCGACCCGGTCGGTGAGGACGGCGTCGTGCACGACGAGGACCGCATCGACTACCTCCGAGACCACGTCGCCGCGGTGGACGAGGCGATCGAGGCCGGTGCCGACGTCCGCGCGTACCTGCTGTGGACCCTGCTCGACAACTTCGAGTGGGCCGAGGGCTACACCAAGACGTTCGGCATCGTCCACGTCGACCGCTCCGACGAGGAGCTGCGGCGTACGCCGAAGGACTCCTACCGCTGGTACGCCGAGCACATCGCCCGGCGCACCAGCGGCAGCTGA
- a CDS encoding carbohydrate ABC transporter permease codes for MSTSTPTAAPLGDEQQLQDDADGGSGNGKPPAGPSGFAQAQRSLTGRVGSILAILIAILWTLPTAGLLITSFRPASDINSSGWWTFFTDPNVTLDNYRQVLSSGGDFNLSTYFVNSFIITIPAVIIPITLATMAAYAFAWMDFKGKSALFVAVFALQIVPIQVTLIPLQQFYVNPPGNLAPLGGNDALGGGFYAIWLSHAIFAMPLAIYLLHNFMREIPGELIESARVDGAGHVQIFTRMMLPLMAPAIAAFGIFQFLWVWNDLLVALVFSGGNQAVAPLTVPLSSLAGQRGEDYFLLSAGAFVSLIVPLIVFLSLQRYFVRGLLAGSVKG; via the coding sequence ATGAGCACCAGCACCCCCACCGCCGCACCGCTGGGCGACGAGCAGCAGCTGCAGGACGACGCCGACGGTGGCAGCGGCAACGGCAAGCCCCCCGCCGGTCCGAGCGGCTTCGCCCAGGCCCAGCGGTCGCTCACGGGCAGGGTCGGGTCGATCCTGGCCATCCTCATCGCGATCCTGTGGACGCTGCCGACCGCGGGTCTGCTGATCACGTCGTTCCGGCCCGCGTCCGACATCAACAGCTCGGGCTGGTGGACCTTCTTCACCGACCCGAACGTCACCCTCGACAACTACCGCCAGGTGCTGTCCTCGGGTGGCGACTTCAACCTGTCGACGTACTTCGTGAACTCGTTCATCATCACGATCCCCGCGGTGATCATCCCGATCACGCTGGCCACGATGGCGGCGTACGCGTTCGCGTGGATGGACTTCAAGGGCAAGAGCGCGCTGTTCGTGGCGGTCTTCGCGCTGCAGATCGTGCCGATCCAGGTCACGCTGATCCCGCTGCAGCAGTTCTACGTCAACCCGCCCGGCAACCTCGCCCCCCTGGGCGGCAACGACGCCCTCGGTGGCGGCTTCTACGCGATCTGGCTCTCCCACGCGATCTTCGCGATGCCGCTGGCGATCTACCTGCTGCACAACTTCATGCGGGAGATCCCCGGCGAGCTGATCGAGTCGGCCCGTGTCGACGGCGCGGGCCACGTGCAGATCTTCACCCGCATGATGCTGCCGCTGATGGCGCCCGCCATCGCCGCGTTCGGCATCTTCCAGTTCCTGTGGGTGTGGAACGACCTGCTCGTCGCACTCGTGTTCTCCGGCGGCAACCAGGCCGTCGCACCGCTGACCGTGCCGCTGTCGAGCCTGGCGGGTCAGCGCGGTGAGGACTACTTCCTGCTGAGCGCGGGCGCGTTCGTCTCCCTGATCGTGCCGCTGATCGTGTTCCTCAGCCTGCAGCGCTACTTCGTGCGCGGCCTGCTCGCCGGCTCGGTCAAGGGCTGA
- a CDS encoding sugar ABC transporter permease, whose product MSTPEKFLQMGIAIALFIALMSAILLLSSRFKNRSGERLQAAAFLLPAVLLVAFGLLYPALKTIYQSLFDSFGTNFVGTENYQTIITNPDLLVVLRNTLFWVLLTPLLATFIGLIYAVLVDGSRFEKQAKALVFLPMAISLVGATIIWKFVYAYRDNDVTLADGSNPAQIGLLNAMLDGVGLPTFQFLTSPPWNTFFLIVILIWIQAGFAMVILSASIKAIPEDIIEAARLDGVSGVKMFRHITVPSIRPALIVVLTTISIATLKVFDIVQTVGGQFDTSVLAYEFYRQFFVANNQGLATALATVIFVLVIPIIFYNVRQFRRLEAR is encoded by the coding sequence ATGAGCACTCCCGAGAAGTTCCTGCAGATGGGCATCGCGATCGCGCTCTTCATCGCGCTGATGAGTGCCATCCTGCTGCTGAGCAGCCGTTTCAAGAACCGTTCCGGCGAGCGGCTGCAGGCCGCCGCCTTCCTGCTGCCCGCCGTGCTCCTGGTGGCCTTCGGGTTGCTCTACCCGGCGCTGAAGACGATCTACCAGTCGTTGTTCGACTCCTTCGGCACCAACTTCGTGGGCACCGAGAACTACCAGACGATCATCACCAACCCCGACCTGCTGGTGGTGCTCCGCAACACGCTGTTCTGGGTGCTGCTGACACCGCTGCTGGCGACTTTCATCGGTCTGATCTACGCCGTGCTCGTCGACGGCTCCCGCTTCGAGAAGCAGGCGAAGGCGCTGGTCTTCCTGCCGATGGCGATCTCGCTCGTCGGCGCCACCATCATCTGGAAGTTCGTCTACGCCTACCGCGACAACGACGTGACGCTGGCCGACGGCAGCAACCCGGCGCAGATCGGTCTGCTCAACGCGATGCTCGACGGCGTCGGACTCCCCACCTTCCAGTTCCTGACCTCACCACCGTGGAACACGTTCTTCCTGATCGTCATCCTGATCTGGATCCAGGCCGGGTTCGCCATGGTGATCCTCTCGGCGTCCATCAAGGCGATCCCCGAGGACATCATCGAGGCCGCGCGCCTCGACGGCGTCTCCGGCGTGAAGATGTTCCGCCACATCACCGTGCCGAGCATCCGTCCGGCTCTCATCGTCGTGCTCACCACGATCAGCATCGCGACACTGAAGGTGTTCGACATCGTGCAGACCGTCGGCGGCCAGTTCGACACCTCGGTGCTGGCGTACGAGTTCTACCGCCAGTTCTTCGTCGCCAACAACCAGGGACTGGCCACCGCTCTGGCGACCGTCATCTTCGTCCTGGTGATCCCGATCATCTTCTACAACGTCCGGCAGTTCCGCCGACTGGAGGCACGATGA
- a CDS encoding ABC transporter substrate-binding protein, which produces MRSARSRRGLTGIAALAVSAIALTGCASEETGGTQTASGTSPGEGRAECSQLTQFGDLTGTEVRVFTSIVQPESDAQQASYELFTECTGAEVAYEGSQEFETQLSVRVRGGNAPDIAYVPQPGLVNTMVATGQTVPAPQPVSDNVDEFFPEIWREYGTVDGTFYAAPLGANVKSFVWYSPSFFEENGYEIPETWDEMTALSEEIAQSGTKPWCAGIESGTATGWTVTDWLEDAILRDQGADFYDQWVNHEVPFDDQAVADSLDRVGGILKNGDFVNGGFGDVRSIASTSFQDAGYPILSDNCAMMRQASFYAAQWASAPSAEGGNAPVVAEDGDVFAFYLPVTQDNGERPVLGGGEFVLAFDDRPEVQAFQTYLSSDIWANEKAEATPDGGWVSANTGLDINLLNSPIDVLSAETLQDPNAVFRFDGSDQMPSAVGAGSFWTQMTDWITGKSTGDALTQIEESWPTS; this is translated from the coding sequence ATGCGCTCTGCACGCTCCCGCCGCGGCCTCACCGGCATCGCGGCGCTCGCTGTCTCCGCGATCGCCCTCACCGGCTGCGCGTCGGAGGAGACCGGCGGCACCCAGACCGCCTCCGGCACCTCTCCCGGCGAGGGCCGGGCCGAGTGCTCCCAGCTCACCCAGTTCGGTGACCTCACCGGCACCGAGGTGCGTGTCTTCACCTCGATCGTGCAGCCCGAGTCCGACGCCCAGCAGGCGTCGTACGAGCTGTTCACCGAGTGCACCGGCGCGGAGGTCGCCTACGAGGGCAGCCAGGAGTTCGAGACCCAGCTCTCCGTCCGCGTCCGCGGCGGCAACGCCCCCGACATCGCCTACGTGCCGCAGCCCGGCCTTGTGAACACGATGGTCGCCACCGGCCAGACCGTGCCGGCACCGCAGCCGGTCTCCGACAACGTCGACGAGTTCTTCCCCGAGATCTGGCGGGAGTACGGCACGGTCGACGGCACCTTCTACGCCGCTCCGCTCGGCGCGAACGTCAAGTCGTTCGTGTGGTACTCGCCGTCGTTCTTCGAGGAGAACGGCTACGAGATCCCCGAGACCTGGGACGAGATGACCGCGCTGAGCGAGGAGATCGCCCAGTCCGGCACCAAGCCGTGGTGCGCGGGCATCGAGTCCGGCACGGCCACCGGCTGGACGGTCACCGACTGGCTCGAGGACGCGATCCTCCGCGACCAGGGCGCCGACTTCTACGACCAGTGGGTCAACCACGAGGTCCCCTTCGACGACCAGGCCGTGGCCGACTCCCTGGACCGTGTCGGCGGCATCCTGAAGAACGGCGACTTCGTCAACGGCGGCTTCGGCGACGTGCGCTCGATCGCGTCCACGTCCTTCCAGGACGCCGGCTACCCGATCCTGTCCGACAACTGCGCGATGATGCGTCAGGCGTCGTTCTACGCCGCGCAGTGGGCCTCGGCCCCGAGCGCCGAGGGCGGCAACGCCCCGGTCGTCGCCGAGGACGGCGACGTGTTCGCGTTCTACCTCCCGGTGACGCAGGACAACGGCGAGCGTCCGGTGCTCGGCGGCGGCGAGTTCGTCCTCGCCTTCGACGACCGTCCCGAGGTGCAGGCGTTCCAGACCTACCTGTCCTCGGACATCTGGGCCAACGAGAAGGCCGAGGCCACCCCGGACGGCGGCTGGGTCAGCGCCAACACCGGCCTCGACATCAACCTGCTGAACAGCCCGATCGACGTGCTGAGCGCCGAGACGCTGCAGGACCCGAACGCGGTGTTCCGCTTCGACGGGTCCGACCAGATGCCCAGCGCCGTCGGCGCCGGCTCGTTCTGGACGCAGATGACCGACTGGATCACCGGCAAGAGCACCGGTGACGCCCTCACCCAGATCGAGGAGTCGTGGCCGACCAGCTGA